In the genome of Arenicella chitinivorans, the window GAGCGGATACGAGAATTTTGTGTCCCAAATCGATATTGATGCCGACGAAGAAAAACTCAGCTGGCTTGGCAAAATGGATTCGTCGTCACTAAAAGCCAAAATCGCAGCCAGCATCGTCGCTATCTCATCCATCCATCTACTCAAAAAGTTTATGGCAGCAGAGTCTATCGACAACGACAAATTGCTCTGGTATGTCATCATGCACATTACCTTTGTCACGTCCGCTTTCGCCATGGGCCTGTTAGACGTTCTTTACGCCAAAGCAACAAAACACAAAAACGGTGACTAATAATAACGGGCTCTGATACTGAATCAGAGCCCGACACGTCTACTTCAGATTATCACCTGTTTCCAGTTGCCACGCCGTATCACCCAGACCGCCAACGCAGCAAACACCGTTTCCGAGATTAGAATAGACCAGAATACACCGCTGGGACCCAAATCGACCTCGACGGCCAACCACCAGGCTAAGGGGATTTCTAATAACCAAAAAGCAACAAAATTGATCACCGTCGGCGTTTTAGTGTCCCCCGCACCGTTCAAGCTCTGCAACGCCACCATTCCAAGCGCCATCAACGGGTAGCCATAGCAGAAAAAGCGCAAGCCTTCGGCACCAATCGAAACAATCGCAGGATCTGGGTTAAACACCGCAATCACAGTCTCAGCAAACACAACTAGCAAGATTGCAACCACCAATAAGGTCACAAAATTGAACTGGGCAGCCCGCCACAAGGACCGTTCCGCTCGATCCGGCCTATCCGCCCCGAGGTTCTGTCCAACCAGGGTCGCAGCGGCGTTTCCCAACCCCCATGCGGGCAGAAATGTGAAATGGATAACACGAACCGCAATGGTGTAGCCAGCAATCGCAACACTCCCGTACGGTGCCATGATTCGCATCATAAATATCCAACTCGATACCGCGATTAAAAACTGACCTATACCACCCAGTGATACCTTTGCCAGTCGCAACGCGACGTCCGTATTCAATCTCAATTGGGACGCACGTACTCGTATCCGCCCGCGCACATCAAATAGATGGTAGAGCTGATACGCAATCCCAATACTCCGACCGATCGTAGTTGCAATTGCAGCGCCAGTGACACCGTAGGCCGGGATCGGCCCCCATCCGAAAATCAATATGGGGTCCAGTATTAGGTTTACGCCATTCGCCAACCAAAGTGAACGCATCGCAATCGCGGCATCACCCGCGCCACGAAAGATTGCATTAAGAAGAAAGATATAGATGATGCTGATTGACCCGCCTAACATGACACTCGTATATCCAGCACCTTGGTCAATAGCCTGCGACGAAGCGCCCATTAAAACGAGAATCTCGTGTGCGTACAAAGCGCCAACAAGACCAATGGCAAGCGAAACTAACAGCCCGATCCATAAGGATTGCACGGCCACCACAGCAGCCGCTTCAGGATTTTTTTCTCCAACCCGACGCGCTACCATGGCGGTGGTGGCCATACTGAGGCCAATAGCGATGGCATAACACAGTGTGATAACCGCTTCTGTTAGACCAACAGCCGCAATCGCATCCGCACCAAGCTTGGCCACCCAAAACATATCGACGATGACAAATACTGATTCCATCAGCATCTCCAACATCATCGGTATCGCCAACAAAATGACAGCCGTGTTAATCGGACCGCGCGTGAAATCTCGTTCTTGATCTGCCAGACTGGTTTTTACGACCGTGCGAATCCACTGGATACGCCGACGAAATCCGTGTTTAGAAACTCTCATCTTTTACCTCTTAAGTCACCAATACCCATGCTTGGTCACTTTTTAATTCCTGTAATTCCCCACGTACATTAGGGAGATTCAGCGGCCTTTGTGTGTGTTTAGAGGGGACAACGGGGACCGCTTTGACCTGACCATTCCTTGCAGGTAAAGATGGATTTTCGTAAACGCTAAAGGTTAGCGCAAACCAAGCCTAACGGAGAAGACTACTTGGTGGCCGGAAACAGATTTACTTGCATGGTATCGACAGAACCCGTGTCGTCATTAGCAACACACTCTCTTGGGTAACTTTGTTCATGACGCACCTGTTTCCTTTAACGTTGAGCTGTCAACACAGCATTGAGATGACAATGATTATAGCCAGTTCACGCTAATGGGCAAACGTTGTTAATTAGAAAAGATGTTTTCTTATTCAATCAACCAAACAATCCCGGCCGGTTTTGTTCTGCCGTAAAGTTCGCTGAACTATCATTTGTGTATGTAAACGATAGATCAACAGGCTTGCCGTTTTTGGAAACAAAAATGGAAAAAGTGCATGCACAAAACAACAAACCCCAGCCACGAACAGTACGCCACTAAATCGAAGCGCGGTTAACAAATGAGTCCAATAAGTTTCTCCCACGCTTGCGGGATGTTCAGAAAATAAACGCATAAGTGTTGGTCAGTCCAAATCTGATTATTGTTAGATTATCGCGTGACGAATCGCAGCATCTTTCCCAACCCATGCTTTTCTTTTCATATTAGATAGAATATATATTTACGTATGAAAGAAATTATAGAAATTGATGCTATAGATCGAAAAATCATTAGTATCATGCAATCTGATTCGAGCAAATCCATACAAACGATCGCCGATCAAGTTAATCTTACGGTAAACCCCTGTTGGCGGCGCATCAAGCGATTGGAACAAGCAGGTATATTTGGCAAACGTACGGTACAACTTCATCACGCCAAACTTGGTCTGCGCATAACTGCATTTATCATGCTCAGAACCGATCAACATAGTGCGGCTTGGCTAGACCAATTTACACAAGCGGTAAACGCCGTTCCGGAAATCGTGGAATGTCACCGGATGACGGGGTCGGTGGATTACCTGTTGAAGGTATTTGTCCGCGATTTAACGCACCATGACCAAGTTTATCAGCGTTTAATCGGATTGGTGCCAAGTCTGGTCGATGTTTCATCAACATTCTCTATGGAGAACCTAAAACCTGGTGCGATCATTGAATCCAGCACTTACTGAGCAAAAAAAAACGGTAGCAGGTGGGAACTCACTCCACCGACTACCGTTTAGGTATATATGCTCAACTCCACCAGGATAATATAGAGCGAACAACCCTTGTTTCACTTTGGACTCTGTAACCCGCAGCTGAAACAGTGAGTTTCCTTTAAAAAGCTACCCAAATCCGGTTTTCCGAGCCTTAGTCCTCTCCTACAAAGTCCTAAGGTCAGTCACCAGTTTGTGTTCTTGAACGATAACTGGCAGCTTTTTCACCACATGTTCTGTAACTGCGTTTCCAACCGTTTGGTGTTGAAGGGGAAGGAGCAACCATTCCAAAAACACCGTACTCTCCGCAGCCACCCTACATTTAA includes:
- a CDS encoding TIGR00645 family protein, translating into MEKFFERLMYRSRWVLAPIYFGLSLAIVALGIKFFMELAHLLVDIVVLSEADMILIVLSLVDIAMVGGLLIMVMMSGYENFVSQIDIDADEEKLSWLGKMDSSSLKAKIAASIVAISSIHLLKKFMAAESIDNDKLLWYVIMHITFVTSAFAMGLLDVLYAKATKHKNGD
- a CDS encoding MATE family efflux transporter, which encodes MRVSKHGFRRRIQWIRTVVKTSLADQERDFTRGPINTAVILLAIPMMLEMLMESVFVIVDMFWVAKLGADAIAAVGLTEAVITLCYAIAIGLSMATTAMVARRVGEKNPEAAAVVAVQSLWIGLLVSLAIGLVGALYAHEILVLMGASSQAIDQGAGYTSVMLGGSISIIYIFLLNAIFRGAGDAAIAMRSLWLANGVNLILDPILIFGWGPIPAYGVTGAAIATTIGRSIGIAYQLYHLFDVRGRIRVRASQLRLNTDVALRLAKVSLGGIGQFLIAVSSWIFMMRIMAPYGSVAIAGYTIAVRVIHFTFLPAWGLGNAAATLVGQNLGADRPDRAERSLWRAAQFNFVTLLVVAILLVVFAETVIAVFNPDPAIVSIGAEGLRFFCYGYPLMALGMVALQSLNGAGDTKTPTVINFVAFWLLEIPLAWWLAVEVDLGPSGVFWSILISETVFAALAVWVIRRGNWKQVII
- a CDS encoding DUF6356 family protein → MRLFSEHPASVGETYWTHLLTALRFSGVLFVAGVCCFVHALFPFLFPKTASLLIYRLHTQMIVQRTLRQNKTGRDCLVD
- a CDS encoding Lrp/AsnC family transcriptional regulator, yielding MKEIIEIDAIDRKIISIMQSDSSKSIQTIADQVNLTVNPCWRRIKRLEQAGIFGKRTVQLHHAKLGLRITAFIMLRTDQHSAAWLDQFTQAVNAVPEIVECHRMTGSVDYLLKVFVRDLTHHDQVYQRLIGLVPSLVDVSSTFSMENLKPGAIIESSTY